The Geotrypetes seraphini chromosome 8, aGeoSer1.1, whole genome shotgun sequence genome includes a region encoding these proteins:
- the FAM89B gene encoding leucine repeat adapter protein 25 yields the protein MNGLPQPQANLLPIEGLPPLPKGLSGILNSSGGSWREIEKVYSKKSRIQDDLSKSRAPPEKLGRSKPINLDAALAILRKEMVGLRQLDMSLLCQLWSLYESIQEYKGLFQDMSSSVHSEGSYAAENGFSDEEEDLETDQPSPDIRKGDPLLHPLSLAQPRNSRDQWMKDSFHITI from the exons ATGAACGGGCTGCCGCAGCCCCAGGCCAACCTCTTGCCCATTGAGGGTCTGCCACCGCTCCCCAAGGGACTGAGTGGGATCCTCAACTCCAGTGGGGGGTCATGGAGGGAGATAGAGAAGGTGTACAGCAAGAAATCACGCATCCAAGACGACCTGAGCAAGTCCAGGGCGCCCCCGGAGAAGCTGGGCCGCAGCAAACCCATCAACCTGGATGCGGCCTTGGCCATCCTTCGCAAGGAAATG GTGGGTCTTCGGCAGCTAGACATGTCCCTACTCTGTCAGCTCTGGTCTCTCTACGAGTCCATCCAGGAGTATAAGGGTCTCTTCCAGGACATGTCCTCCTCTGTTCATTCTGAGGGCTCCTACGCTGCTGAGAATGGTTTCTCTGATGAGGAGGAGGACCTGGAGACGGATCAACCCAGCCCGGACATTAGAAAGGGAGACCCCTTGCTACATCCGCTCAGTCTGGCACAGCCACGCAACTCTCGGGACCAGTGGATGAAGGATTCTTTCCATATTACAATTTAA